The genomic interval CCACGGAGGCACGGCTTTCACTTCCAGTCAGAAGCCGGTATACGTTGGTACAGAACGAGGTCCAGAGCCACCCCGCTGTTACGGTGAATAAGTATCCATTGCACACCGATTATCATTTGGTTTGTACGGTGATACgtattggaaatgaaaattgcatttccaACGATTTAAATTGACGCGGaacaattgcaaaaaaaaaaaaaataaataaaatacaaacgaatttttcttcagaatgGATTCCACTCGGATACACGCGTGGTATATATGCGAATTATATAAGTACGGAATTGgcggaatagaaaataatactGCAACGAGctaaaaaggagaggaaatcAGTGCAGAGTGACTTGCCGTTTCGTAAACGCTGCAGAGTGACTAAGTGTGAATTCAATTAAGGGCTCGGTTTAAACATCTATCAAGCCTTGTTTAAGGCTCGTTCATTACTTGGTTaacaagatgaaaaatgttaatttAATTCCGATATCAATACGCTGTATAACGCGCAAATCgttgtaattaaaattatacttGGGATATCATAAATTTCACGCATCGAATATCCTGTGTATTCAGTCACGACCGTGAAAACACCTATagtgcaataaaaaataaatcgcacTCGCTACAACAATAAGGTAGAAGAagtaacgaataaatgaattcaaatgaaatgaataataataaaatatctctGTAATGCATACTTTGGTTCGCCGTTGCCCGTACAAGAACTCGCTCCATGTTCCGATCCGGTGGGTGGGCGGCCATGTGAGTTTAGAACTAGCATCAGCGGCGGCAGTTCGCTGCTGGGCATTGGAGTCGCTACAGCCTACCGAGGTACCGACAGCCACGCAGCGGCCCTGCCTCCTCTCTCGGGTGTCGAAAgaccttcccttccctttttcGCCTTTCCCCTGccgtatttttcatctcttttatcCCCTGGCTCcatttccctctctctctctctcgcactCGGCTGCAGCCGCTCTCTCCGCGTATAGTCAGCCCTTCGTACATTCGGCCGATCCCTTGCCCCGAACCCTACGGCGCGGCGATGGTGTGGGATATTGGAATGGCGTGAAGGAATGGTTTGGGGCGGTTCCTCGCTGTCCTTGTTGTTCTTAATTGTGTATAAGGGCCCCCGGCTCTCTCGCCCATCCGCCCTGGATCACCCCAGCCCATTAAAGCCCTCCACGAGATCCCGACCAGACGTACGAATATGGGATATGAGATCGGATGGAAGAAACTGAGAGTCTGGATCACcgccatttccttttttttttttttctttcagtttctttCTTCAGGTTCTACAGATAAAAGCTTTCTTTGTgtcctctaatttttttgttacccgCGTATAAAGATATTTTCCGCTTCTCAATTCCGGCATTGTGCTGTACGTACAGCGTGGGTCCATATTCCGTAAAATGTATCTCTAATTTCTAACCCCGCGTAAAGATTTGTTGAGACTATATCGTTCATCTCTGTTATACATCAAGCATCAAATGCTCGAGGGAATTTCTATCGTTGATAGCCGAGGGATTCGGTGGTCAGTACGGGTCTGCGAAGCCCTTCCCGTCAGCGAATTCAGAACGGTCAGTTGGAGGCTTATAGGATTCATTACACAAAGGGCGCTAATGCCCGATTCAGCACACTGCAgtccacgtacgtatacctatagtcgTACACACGCCTACGCTAAACCGTGAAAAGGGTTACTCGTCACAAAACGATATCACGTTTACAGCGCCGCGACTGACCCACCGAAAATTCCGTACCAAAAGTCCATCGGGTTCGTGGTAATGCGACCTTACCGTGAATATGATGCAGGGATCGCATGATGTTGTATGTATGAAATACGTGCAGAAAAACCCATCcgcactttttcattttttgtgtaCAATATCGGAAAGCGTGGTGTTCGAGATTTGAAAAGGGAGATGAAACTTACGGTATTTTTTTCGGAGGAGTTTGTGATTTTTAGCACACACATGAGGTGGATCTTATAGTTTTTCGGAGCTGCTGAGGGACGTGCAGGGCTGGGAGTCCACCGGCTAGCTGACCGAGCGCTGTTCTCATTGCTATTCCGTGAGGGTTCCGTGACGCGAAGCCCGCAGCAGGGATCCACCAAATTGAAAACAAGATCCATCACGTTTTCTGTGAGACCAAAAAGAATTTTAATGAATTATAAGGAGCTGAGATTGGC from Athalia rosae chromosome 6, iyAthRosa1.1, whole genome shotgun sequence carries:
- the LOC125501357 gene encoding uncharacterized protein LOC125501357, which gives rise to MQLEDRRKTHRCAESHRRFGSIRFIENVMDLVFNLVDPCCGLRVTEPSRNSNENSARSASRWTPSPARPSAAPKNYKIHLMCVLKITNSSEKNTVIDECIENYRNKMGKTCLF